The following coding sequences lie in one Metallumcola ferriviriculae genomic window:
- a CDS encoding DUF6531 domain-containing protein, protein MKRFKRTLSVLLIFTFLFSLVPSGLVAAAGNAGGQELYMRFDPAVYNPNEGKVTIKWTFEKDHQTRVVIYPINGNEADPIRVLAENEFFSGGYVENTLEWDGKDDNGDAVPNGIYRVAARPLEEEWNMFAREASLIVTSSPEQDINIAPDGEGSYILYGSFYPEDDEVAVEIEIDGKYNRSADTDDSMWMTTVELYENETRRFRVTKTIEKEVEKTDAEGNTYIEIEEEEKYVGELVALEYQVKKDDTLGAIAGHFYNNSRLYPQIAELNNIPDPNNIFPGQKLIILDPEQEGDLIRPENPQEPLQAQLGGANTQAGQSADPVNLATGNYFYQHQDLAISGTFPIKFSRIYLSQGNHHGILGINWHNSFDIHLNILSDSSVEAVFADGHREVFTLDDSPNYKPPAGSHKKLRKNGDETFTLSYRNKWKYHFSQGGRLAAIQDPNGNKTDLLYDNLLLREVRNDSGHMLFQYDRLGRLRQVVDQAGRSVSYDYDSDYNLTDFTDPEGNTIQYQYDRDHRMRKVISPNKKGTIENIYNDQGQVIRQVAPNGGITYFNYQGGTTTVTDAKGYVTTYRHDGRLRLVKKIDPFGYEESYQYTENDEIKLYMDKKGNSTSFEYDGNGNLKKVVNALGQVTTYEYDADNNLKAVYLANNQTYNFNYDGQGNLTEILNPYGKQVSLNYNITGLVENMVQPNGGISKFNYQDNGNLDTIEDALGHITQLNYDAANRLKAFIDPKGNEYSFTYDDNGRLVTSTDPLGNTITIEYNANGKPIKYIDQENDVTRYYYDTADRLKEEVDPLNGTTTFEYDLLGNITAVTDAEGNTINYTYDGLSRVKNIEDAAGYLTEFKYDANGNVKQVINPRGGTTVYEYDAANQMIKQVDPEGVVTHYSYNEMGQLKQVQDVAGNKTVYEYDEIGRLKSVADSLGNATKYEYNDLNQVEKVIQPNGAEYQYNYNLLGNLESVIDPAGNQISWQYDANGNVKKAVDELGNATEYDYDSLNRVKTITDAKDNVRQFHYSATGLLERVINEKDNSTWYSYDALGRLKKVTDALGYTTSYQYDKVGNLKEVSKVQEQPETVKEAVYARLTLDLGVGTVSQGEDTQNIIETVYESVYESAYDTSGDSDPLAGDLDNSFLNEVYSWFDSEKIQKTEYRYDKRYQLREIEDALGNITYYDYDANGNVEVITDRDGYSTSYSYDLANRPTGIEYADGRKVSFSYNNLGQMNNMTDWLGSYTFEYDPVGRINKVIDALNHTTRYLYTPLGQRDKIIYPDGSEVDYEYNRLGQLTGVTDGLGKKTTYGYDAVGNITERILPNGTKTIIDYVPLSQVKQLSHLDPEGKITDMYQIEYDKAGNKKKITKQHFEEATADPEEDESLSFTYDALDQLRTVTDANGSRREYLYDSIGNRTAMLESSSGETQDSVFYRYNQLNQLTQITDEDGDTKDLSYDKRGNLNKIQSGGNVFNEYIFDSTNRLAQVVNKHKEKTSYTYNGLGQRVKTLIELDKNKGGRLSKDKEITDAQQQAKPGFDQQHKRDRMETTYALDMLSPTQNILLSYGDQVQTQRFTYGLEVLSMHFQSLNDHDNGWVPEGDETTYSGEWETLYYLQDELGSIMKVVGANGKKSAHYNYDEFGRPLGAVKFDPNWPGPDNTLGYTGYDYDHYAGLYYANARYYMPEIGRFISEDPWNGSLFNPNTLNKYPYVLNNPMKYVDPLGLRPLDWPQFMQSNSGSTSGLGKAAAKAQWQGETAGISTPNQNGPTVTPIELVVKDNHNLFEKYLRWRLNQHPQLVVNENGELRYTEEEFDKMLNMIPVLGVENLSKNVIKKAGKGLLQKLKQLFSSKGAGNSGGIVTKNGIKIEGFTGHGVDRAIGDGFKRAGVKPDSILDALKNPLKTNNVVTDSLGRNSQRFIGKTAEVVINPDTGKIISVNPTSSSKAAKLLRELEGLK, encoded by the coding sequence ATGAAGCGTTTTAAAAGAACTTTATCAGTTTTGTTGATTTTTACCTTTCTATTTTCCCTAGTTCCATCGGGGTTGGTAGCTGCAGCCGGAAACGCCGGCGGGCAGGAGCTGTACATGCGGTTTGACCCGGCAGTGTACAACCCTAATGAAGGAAAGGTTACCATTAAATGGACCTTTGAGAAGGATCACCAAACGAGGGTGGTCATTTATCCAATTAACGGTAATGAGGCTGATCCTATCCGGGTTTTAGCGGAAAATGAGTTTTTTTCAGGTGGGTATGTGGAGAACACCCTCGAATGGGACGGGAAAGATGACAATGGAGATGCGGTGCCAAATGGGATTTACCGGGTGGCAGCCCGTCCCTTGGAAGAAGAATGGAACATGTTTGCCAGGGAAGCCAGTTTGATAGTAACTTCTTCTCCGGAGCAGGATATCAATATTGCTCCTGATGGAGAGGGCAGTTACATACTGTATGGGTCTTTTTATCCTGAAGATGATGAAGTGGCAGTAGAGATAGAAATTGATGGAAAGTACAATAGGAGTGCGGATACTGACGACAGCATGTGGATGACTACCGTTGAGCTTTACGAAAATGAAACACGCCGATTTCGCGTGACAAAAACAATTGAGAAAGAAGTAGAGAAAACCGATGCAGAAGGCAACACATATATCGAAATTGAAGAAGAGGAAAAATATGTTGGCGAACTGGTTGCCTTAGAGTATCAAGTTAAGAAGGATGATACTTTAGGCGCCATCGCCGGACACTTTTATAATAACAGCCGTCTTTACCCGCAAATTGCTGAATTGAATAACATCCCTGATCCAAATAACATTTTTCCAGGCCAGAAGTTGATTATTCTAGACCCGGAACAGGAAGGGGATCTGATCCGGCCGGAAAACCCGCAGGAACCATTGCAGGCGCAGCTGGGGGGCGCCAATACCCAGGCAGGTCAATCTGCAGACCCTGTAAACCTAGCTACGGGTAATTATTTTTACCAACATCAGGACTTAGCTATTTCCGGCACTTTCCCGATAAAGTTTTCTCGCATTTATCTATCTCAGGGTAATCATCATGGAATTTTGGGTATTAATTGGCATAACAGTTTTGACATTCATTTAAACATTTTATCTGACAGCAGCGTAGAAGCAGTTTTTGCAGACGGGCATAGAGAAGTTTTTACCCTTGATGACAGTCCAAACTACAAGCCGCCTGCAGGGTCCCACAAGAAACTGCGGAAAAACGGTGATGAAACTTTTACTTTATCTTACCGCAATAAATGGAAGTACCATTTCAGTCAGGGAGGACGATTAGCAGCTATTCAGGATCCCAACGGCAATAAGACTGATTTGCTTTATGACAATCTACTGCTTCGCGAAGTCCGCAATGACAGCGGGCATATGCTGTTCCAATACGACCGCCTGGGCCGGTTAAGACAGGTTGTAGACCAGGCTGGGCGAAGTGTAAGCTATGATTATGATAGTGACTATAATCTTACCGACTTTACGGACCCGGAAGGTAATACTATTCAGTATCAGTATGACCGCGATCATCGGATGAGGAAAGTAATCAGCCCAAACAAAAAAGGAACTATTGAGAATATATACAATGACCAAGGACAGGTAATAAGACAGGTGGCTCCTAACGGCGGCATTACCTATTTTAATTACCAAGGGGGGACAACTACTGTTACAGATGCCAAAGGCTACGTAACAACCTACCGGCATGATGGCCGGCTGCGGTTAGTAAAGAAAATTGACCCTTTTGGTTATGAAGAGTCTTATCAATATACGGAAAATGATGAGATTAAGCTGTATATGGATAAGAAAGGTAATAGTACCAGCTTTGAGTATGACGGAAATGGAAACTTAAAAAAGGTGGTTAATGCCCTGGGCCAGGTGACCACGTACGAATATGATGCTGATAACAACTTAAAGGCAGTCTATCTTGCCAACAACCAGACCTACAACTTTAATTATGACGGCCAGGGTAACCTTACAGAAATACTTAACCCTTACGGTAAGCAGGTAAGCCTGAACTATAATATCACCGGCTTAGTGGAAAATATGGTGCAGCCAAACGGTGGTATCAGCAAATTTAACTATCAAGATAACGGTAACCTTGATACCATCGAGGATGCACTGGGCCACATCACCCAGCTAAATTATGATGCGGCGAACCGCCTAAAAGCTTTTATTGACCCTAAAGGAAATGAATATTCATTTACTTATGATGATAACGGACGGCTGGTGACCAGCACGGACCCGTTAGGTAACACCATTACCATTGAATATAACGCCAACGGCAAACCAATAAAATATATTGATCAAGAAAATGATGTTACGCGCTACTATTATGACACTGCTGACCGCTTGAAAGAGGAAGTTGATCCGCTAAATGGCACAACGACCTTTGAGTATGACCTGCTTGGCAATATTACGGCTGTTACCGATGCTGAAGGCAACACTATAAACTACACTTATGACGGACTAAGCAGGGTAAAAAATATAGAGGATGCGGCAGGGTACCTAACAGAATTTAAATATGACGCTAACGGTAACGTTAAGCAGGTGATCAACCCCAGAGGCGGGACCACCGTATATGAGTACGATGCAGCCAACCAAATGATAAAGCAAGTAGATCCTGAAGGAGTGGTAACCCACTATAGCTATAATGAAATGGGTCAGTTGAAACAAGTACAAGATGTAGCAGGTAACAAAACCGTTTATGAATATGATGAAATAGGCAGGCTGAAATCCGTTGCGGATTCTTTGGGCAATGCTACAAAATACGAATATAATGACCTTAATCAGGTTGAGAAGGTTATCCAGCCTAATGGAGCCGAATACCAATATAATTACAACCTCTTGGGTAATTTAGAAAGTGTCATTGACCCGGCAGGCAATCAAATCAGTTGGCAGTATGATGCCAATGGCAACGTGAAAAAGGCAGTTGACGAACTGGGCAATGCTACCGAGTATGATTATGATTCGTTAAACAGAGTTAAAACCATCACAGATGCCAAGGACAACGTGCGGCAGTTTCATTATTCCGCCACCGGGTTGCTGGAGAGAGTGATAAATGAAAAGGATAATAGCACCTGGTACAGCTATGACGCTTTAGGACGGCTGAAGAAAGTAACCGATGCATTGGGATATACCACCAGCTACCAGTATGACAAGGTTGGCAATCTAAAGGAAGTGTCTAAAGTTCAGGAACAGCCTGAAACGGTAAAAGAAGCTGTTTATGCGCGATTAACCCTGGACCTGGGTGTCGGTACGGTCAGCCAAGGAGAGGATACTCAGAACATTATAGAAACTGTCTATGAAAGTGTTTATGAAAGTGCCTATGATACGTCGGGTGATTCGGATCCGTTGGCTGGTGACCTGGATAATAGCTTTCTAAATGAAGTCTATAGTTGGTTTGATTCAGAAAAGATTCAGAAAACCGAATACCGCTATGACAAACGCTACCAGTTAAGAGAGATAGAAGACGCTTTGGGGAATATCACCTACTATGATTATGATGCCAATGGCAACGTGGAGGTAATTACAGATCGTGACGGCTACAGCACCAGCTACAGTTATGACCTGGCCAATAGGCCCACCGGAATAGAGTATGCCGATGGTCGAAAGGTATCTTTCAGCTATAATAACCTGGGTCAGATGAACAATATGACCGACTGGCTGGGCAGCTACACCTTTGAATATGACCCCGTGGGGAGAATAAATAAGGTCATTGATGCTCTAAACCATACCACCAGGTATTTATATACACCACTGGGTCAACGGGATAAGATCATTTATCCCGATGGCAGTGAGGTTGATTACGAATATAACAGACTAGGCCAATTAACAGGAGTAACCGACGGGCTTGGCAAGAAAACCACATATGGTTACGATGCAGTTGGAAACATCACTGAAAGAATATTACCCAACGGCACCAAAACAATAATAGACTATGTTCCCTTAAGCCAGGTAAAACAGCTCAGTCATTTAGACCCAGAGGGAAAAATTACCGATATGTACCAAATCGAGTATGACAAAGCAGGTAATAAGAAAAAGATAACGAAACAACACTTTGAGGAAGCAACGGCAGACCCGGAAGAAGACGAAAGCTTAAGCTTTACCTACGATGCCCTGGATCAACTGCGTACCGTTACCGATGCCAACGGCAGCAGAAGAGAATACCTATACGACTCCATAGGGAACCGTACGGCAATGCTGGAAAGCAGCAGCGGAGAAACACAGGACTCAGTATTCTACCGCTACAACCAGCTAAACCAATTAACCCAGATAACAGATGAAGACGGAGATACCAAGGATTTAAGCTATGATAAGCGAGGCAATCTTAACAAAATACAAAGCGGTGGTAACGTATTTAATGAATACATCTTTGACAGCACAAACCGCCTGGCACAAGTAGTAAACAAGCATAAAGAAAAGACCAGCTACACCTATAACGGCTTAGGGCAAAGAGTAAAGACATTAATAGAATTAGATAAAAATAAAGGCGGCAGATTATCTAAGGATAAGGAAATAACAGATGCTCAGCAGCAGGCCAAGCCTGGCTTTGACCAGCAGCACAAACGGGATAGGATGGAGACAACCTATGCTCTGGATATGCTGTCCCCAACTCAGAATATCCTGCTGAGCTACGGCGATCAAGTACAAACCCAGCGCTTTACCTACGGCCTAGAAGTACTGAGTATGCATTTCCAGAGCTTGAATGACCACGATAACGGCTGGGTACCCGAAGGCGACGAAACAACCTATTCCGGCGAATGGGAGACACTCTACTACCTCCAGGATGAACTGGGCAGCATCATGAAAGTAGTGGGAGCAAACGGCAAAAAGAGCGCCCATTACAATTACGACGAATTCGGCAGACCCCTGGGAGCAGTAAAATTTGATCCCAACTGGCCCGGACCGGATAATACCTTAGGCTACACCGGCTATGACTATGACCATTATGCAGGGCTGTACTACGCCAATGCCAGGTACTACATGCCGGAAATAGGCCGGTTTATTTCAGAAGACCCGTGGAACGGCAGCCTGTTTAATCCTAATACGTTAAATAAGTATCCGTATGTACTTAACAACCCGATGAAATATGTAGATCCGTTAGGGTTAAGGCCATTAGACTGGCCTCAATTCATGCAGTCAAATTCAGGGTCAACCAGTGGACTAGGAAAAGCAGCGGCAAAAGCCCAATGGCAGGGTGAAACAGCAGGAATTAGTACTCCAAACCAAAATGGACCTACAGTAACACCAATAGAATTAGTGGTTAAGGATAACCATAACCTATTTGAAAAATATTTAAGATGGCGTTTAAATCAACACCCACAACTAGTTGTAAATGAGAATGGAGAATTAAGGTATACTGAAGAAGAATTTGACAAAATGCTTAACATGATTCCTGTCCTTGGTGTAGAAAATTTAAGTAAGAACGTAATTAAAAAAGCTGGTAAAGGGTTATTACAGAAACTGAAACAGTTATTTAGCTCTAAGGGCGCGGGCAACTCCGGAGGAATAGTAACAAAGAACGGAATAAAAATTGAAGGCTTCACAGGTCATGGCGTAGATAGAGCAATAGGAGATGGATTTAAACGTGCAGGTGTAAAGCCAGATAGCATTTTAGATGCATTAAAAAATCCCCTAAAGACTAATAATGTCGTTACAGATAGTTTAGGACGTAATAGCCAAAGGTTTATAGGGAAAACAGCAGAAGTAGTTATAAATCCTGATACAGGTAAAATCATTTCGGTAAACCCTACATCTTCAAGTAAAGCAGCAAAACTTCTTAGAGAATTGGAGGGATTGAAATGA
- a CDS encoding HigA family addiction module antitoxin — MAEKMNGLSREFIIHPGETLKEMLQDRDMKQRELAMRTDVKEPHISGIVNCQKPISVSFAKKLEYALGVDASFWINLQANYEKELADFEEINQISSEELAILQKLKSITEYAQDIRLLNPDAQGSMLVIEWRKRLNVSSLSRIPEISQAGAYRLAVTDNVDPYILFTWLRICDLITNNQQLNQELNINKLKKKLPLIRKLTFEEDVETIRLKLKDYFAECGIKFTIVKHFTGAPVQGVIKRNNDGSLSLIMTVRYKFADVFWFTLFHEIGHILNEDIEDKLIDYEFTKNEAENRADEFAANVLINSDRYNSFVESGDFSLMHISQFCAEQNIPSFILIGRLQKDEHLKYHDYSREKIRYELDEAERVMQ, encoded by the coding sequence ATGGCAGAAAAAATGAATGGCTTATCCCGTGAGTTTATTATTCATCCGGGAGAAACTTTAAAAGAAATGCTGCAAGATAGGGATATGAAACAACGTGAATTAGCAATGAGAACAGATGTGAAAGAGCCACACATTAGTGGTATCGTGAATTGTCAAAAACCAATCTCTGTTTCTTTTGCTAAGAAATTGGAGTATGCGTTGGGGGTAGATGCAAGCTTTTGGATCAATCTCCAGGCAAACTACGAAAAGGAACTTGCTGATTTTGAAGAGATTAACCAGATTTCAAGTGAAGAATTGGCGATTCTTCAAAAATTAAAAAGCATCACCGAGTACGCTCAGGATATCCGTCTACTCAACCCTGATGCCCAAGGTTCGATGCTTGTCATTGAGTGGCGAAAGCGGTTAAACGTCAGCAGCTTGTCGCGAATACCTGAAATATCACAGGCCGGGGCTTATCGCTTAGCCGTAACGGATAATGTAGATCCTTATATTCTTTTTACTTGGCTTAGAATTTGCGATTTGATAACAAATAATCAACAACTAAATCAAGAGCTTAATATTAATAAACTGAAAAAAAAATTACCTTTAATTCGAAAGCTTACCTTTGAAGAAGATGTTGAAACTATACGTTTAAAACTTAAAGATTACTTTGCTGAATGTGGAATTAAATTTACTATTGTCAAGCATTTCACTGGGGCACCTGTTCAAGGTGTTATTAAAAGAAACAATGATGGAAGCCTTAGTTTGATCATGACCGTAAGGTACAAGTTTGCAGATGTCTTTTGGTTTACTCTTTTTCACGAAATTGGGCATATTCTTAACGAAGATATTGAAGATAAATTGATTGATTATGAGTTTACAAAAAATGAAGCAGAGAATAGAGCCGATGAGTTTGCTGCAAATGTTTTGATTAATTCAGACCGATATAACTCATTTGTAGAATCCGGGGATTTCTCATTAATGCATATTAGTCAGTTTTGTGCTGAGCAGAATATTCCCAGCTTTATTTTAATCGGAAGATTACAGAAAGACGAACACCTTAAATATCATGATTATTCAAGGGAGAAAATCAGGTATGAGTTGGACGAAGCTGAGAGGGTAATGCAGTAA
- a CDS encoding RHS repeat domain-containing protein, with translation MQESRDFITQSLVRDLEHQAVELAQIDTEIEKMLKSFDYQTHYHARCVGSAAGTVAGGYRDRMETTYALDMLSPTQNILLSYGDQVQTQRFTYSLEVLSMHFQSLDDHDNGWVPEGDETTYSGEWETLYYLQDELGSIMKVVGANGKKSAHYNYDEFGRPLGAVKFDPNWPGPDNTLGYTGYDYDHYAGLYYANARYYMPEIGRFISEDPWNGSLFNPNTLNKYPYVLNNPMKYVDPLGLRPLDWPQFMQSNSGSTSGLGKAAAKAQWQGETAGISTPNQNGPTVTPIELVVKDNHNLFEKYLRWRLNQHPQLVVNENGESRYTEEEFNKMLNMIPVLGVENLSKNVIKKAGKSLLQKLKQLFRSKGSSNIKYGSMNPGPLPENIAKTFRSATYTKIVTQEEITLYRAYGGKAGELGSYWTKTKPQGPLQTTIDSALDQNWGNIATQVSTIKVPKGTTIFEGAAAEQRGLVGGGNQIFIEKVDPSWLVK, from the coding sequence ATGCAGGAATCAAGAGATTTTATCACTCAAAGCCTTGTCCGAGATTTAGAGCATCAGGCAGTGGAATTAGCTCAAATTGATACTGAGATCGAGAAAATGCTGAAATCTTTTGATTATCAAACTCACTACCATGCCCGGTGTGTAGGATCGGCAGCCGGAACAGTCGCAGGCGGTTATCGGGATAGGATGGAGACAACCTATGCTCTGGATATGCTGTCCCCAACTCAGAATATCCTGCTGAGCTACGGCGATCAAGTACAAACCCAGCGCTTTACCTACAGCCTAGAAGTACTAAGCATGCATTTCCAGAGCTTGGATGACCACGACAACGGCTGGGTACCCGAAGGCGACGAAACAACCTATTCCGGCGAATGGGAGACACTCTACTACCTCCAGGATGAACTGGGCAGCATCATGAAAGTAGTGGGAGCAAACGGCAAAAAGAGCGCCCATTACAATTACGACGAATTCGGCAGACCCCTGGGAGCAGTAAAATTTGATCCCAACTGGCCCGGACCGGATAATACCTTAGGCTACACCGGCTATGACTATGACCATTACGCCGGGCTGTATTACGCCAATGCCAGGTACTACATGCCGGAAATAGGCCGGTTTATTTCAGAAGACCCGTGGAACGGCAGCCTGTTTAATCCTAATACGTTAAATAAGTATCCGTATGTACTTAACAACCCGATGAAATATGTAGATCCGTTAGGGTTAAGGCCATTAGACTGGCCTCAATTCATGCAGTCAAATTCAGGGTCAACCAGTGGACTAGGAAAAGCAGCGGCAAAAGCCCAATGGCAGGGTGAAACAGCAGGAATTAGTACTCCAAACCAAAATGGACCTACAGTAACACCAATAGAATTAGTGGTTAAGGATAACCATAACCTATTTGAAAAATATTTGAGATGGCGTTTAAATCAACACCCACAACTAGTTGTAAATGAGAATGGAGAATCAAGGTATACTGAAGAAGAATTTAACAAAATGCTCAACATGATTCCTGTCCTTGGTGTAGAAAATTTAAGTAAGAACGTAATTAAAAAAGCTGGTAAAAGCTTGTTACAGAAACTGAAACAGTTATTTCGCTCTAAGGGTTCGAGTAATATCAAATACGGCTCTATGAATCCTGGGCCATTGCCTGAAAATATTGCGAAAACTTTTAGAAGCGCAACCTATACCAAGATAGTAACCCAAGAAGAAATAACTCTTTACCGAGCATATGGGGGTAAAGCAGGGGAGCTTGGAAGTTACTGGACAAAGACAAAGCCGCAGGGACCATTACAGACAACGATTGATAGTGCATTAGATCAAAATTGGGGAAATATAGCAACACAAGTTTCGACAATCAAAGTTCCAAAAGGCACAACAATATTTGAGGGTGCAGCAGCCGAACAGCGGGGCTTGGTTGGTGGAGGTAATCAAATTTTTATTGAGAAGGTGGATCCATCTTGGTTAGTAAAGTAA
- a CDS encoding S-layer homology domain-containing protein, translated as MMVVRFWRKVLFLTGVLVLSVTVLAFGQTALKPAPGGEVKKDGDYVTWMSFLDDNWDVYYLNLDTGTTGNLTDHPAHQAYPDVWSDYVVWQDNRNHADDPSGVYAIYLYNFQTGETKQVSQTEGNHQHPIIAENNIVWTNHKDGRTDIVLYDLETNSQKTIYQGTTAFGVKFDGQIIAWTDFRNGDADIYAYDLIEQEEIRLTYSDKDEMSPLVGGGTVVWTEEHNNTNQIYSYNPDDDIYRRVTAGDEDHQPIAFDGEKLLLEEDGKLFLNQNPTVSVQQPVGLKTGSANQIILENGQVTYITGSNLDQEPVSDALERKETPEDGADDHSDTSGSLKSQDQQTPSVIKLESPDNKLSLTIGKNRLSSNFAMQIKETNNPTGGMYTTIGPQYQFEVVAGAIEPSTAINVTLNYSLNNIHTDMQKIGLYQRNTEGAWVYIPMTHNVEEKTIKAEINSLAPIALMSYQQTFNDLNGHWGQDAIEVVAAHKAINGYPNGGFAPNKPITRAEFTKLLVTIMGVEVVGNQAGNFQDVSKKHWAYLFIETAAQRGWVKGYNNKFSPAASISREEMVTMLMRAADSESEITDKLAQYKDHNQISQWAKPYFARAVEQDLISGYNKLLDPHGATTRAEAAALFYRYLDMTGRF; from the coding sequence ATGATGGTGGTTAGGTTTTGGAGGAAAGTGCTTTTTTTAACCGGTGTTTTAGTTTTATCAGTGACCGTATTAGCCTTTGGACAGACAGCACTAAAACCCGCACCGGGAGGAGAGGTGAAAAAAGACGGGGATTATGTTACTTGGATGTCATTCCTAGATGATAACTGGGATGTTTATTACCTTAACCTGGATACGGGTACAACGGGTAATTTGACGGACCATCCTGCACACCAGGCTTACCCGGATGTTTGGTCTGATTATGTTGTCTGGCAGGACAACAGGAATCATGCAGATGATCCTAGCGGAGTTTATGCTATTTACCTGTATAATTTCCAAACCGGTGAAACCAAACAGGTTTCCCAAACGGAGGGTAACCACCAGCATCCTATCATTGCTGAAAATAACATCGTATGGACTAATCATAAGGATGGCAGGACGGACATTGTCTTATATGACTTGGAAACCAATAGTCAAAAAACAATTTATCAGGGGACAACCGCTTTTGGAGTAAAATTTGACGGGCAAATTATTGCCTGGACTGATTTTCGCAACGGAGACGCAGATATTTATGCCTATGACTTAATAGAACAGGAGGAAATCAGATTAACATATTCAGACAAGGATGAAATGTCGCCGCTGGTCGGTGGCGGTACAGTTGTTTGGACGGAAGAACATAATAACACTAATCAGATTTACAGCTACAATCCTGATGACGATATTTATCGCCGGGTGACGGCCGGAGATGAAGACCATCAACCGATTGCCTTTGATGGAGAAAAACTTTTGCTTGAAGAAGACGGCAAACTTTTCTTGAATCAGAATCCTACTGTTTCAGTACAGCAGCCCGTTGGTTTAAAAACCGGTTCAGCAAATCAAATAATTCTTGAAAACGGTCAGGTTACATACATTACCGGCAGCAATCTAGACCAAGAGCCTGTTAGTGATGCCTTAGAGCGTAAAGAAACGCCGGAAGATGGGGCGGATGACCACTCAGACACTAGCGGCTCCCTCAAGTCTCAGGATCAACAAACGCCCAGCGTAATTAAGCTAGAGTCACCTGATAACAAACTCAGCCTTACAATTGGGAAAAACAGATTAAGCAGCAATTTTGCCATGCAGATTAAAGAAACAAACAATCCCACTGGGGGAATGTATACCACTATCGGGCCGCAATATCAGTTTGAAGTAGTGGCAGGGGCTATAGAACCTTCTACCGCCATTAATGTGACGCTGAATTATTCTCTTAATAATATCCACACCGATATGCAAAAAATTGGCCTTTACCAGCGAAACACAGAAGGTGCTTGGGTCTATATTCCTATGACGCATAACGTGGAGGAAAAGACCATCAAAGCAGAAATTAACAGCCTTGCGCCAATTGCACTAATGAGCTATCAACAGACATTCAATGATTTAAACGGGCATTGGGGCCAAGACGCTATTGAAGTTGTTGCTGCCCACAAGGCAATAAACGGTTATCCCAATGGTGGCTTTGCACCGAATAAACCAATTACCAGAGCGGAATTTACCAAACTGTTGGTAACAATTATGGGTGTAGAGGTTGTTGGCAATCAAGCAGGAAATTTCCAGGATGTCTCTAAAAAACATTGGGCTTACTTGTTTATAGAAACTGCTGCCCAGAGAGGCTGGGTTAAGGGTTATAATAACAAGTTTAGCCCCGCGGCCTCAATTAGTAGAGAGGAAATGGTAACCATGCTGATGCGTGCTGCGGATAGCGAAAGTGAAATTACAGATAAGCTGGCCCAATATAAGGACCATAATCAGATTAGCCAATGGGCTAAACCCTATTTTGCCAGAGCAGTCGAACAAGATTTGATAAGTGGTTATAACAAATTACTTGATCCCCATGGAGCAACAACTAGGGCAGAGGCAGCTGCGTTATTCTACCGGTATTTGGATATGACCGGGCGTTTTTAG